aggtagatataacacagatgatgcaggtagataaaacacacatgatgtaggtacataaaacacacatgatgcaggtagatataacacacatgatgtaggtagatataacacacatgatacaggtagatataacacaaatgatgtaggtagataaaacacacatgatgtaggtagatataacacacatgatacaggtagatataacacacatgatgtaggtagatataacacacatgatacaggtagatataacacacatgatgtaggtagatataacacacatgatacaggtagatataacacacaggatacaggtagataaaacacacatgatgcaggtagatataacacacatgatgtaggtagataaaacacacatgatataggtagataaaacacacaggatacaggtagatataacacacaggatacaggtagataaaacacacatgatgcaggtagatataacacacaggatgtaggtagataaaacacacatgatataggtagataaaacacacatgctgcaggtagatataacacacatgatgcaggtagatataacacacatgatgtaggtacataaaacacacatgatgtaggtagataaaacacacatgatgcaggtagataaaacacacatgatgcaggtagatataacacacatgatgcaggtagatataacacacatgatgcaggtagatattacacacatgatgtaggtagataaaacacacatgatgcaggtagataaaacacacatgatacaggtagatataacacacatgatgtaggtagataaaacacacatgatgtaggtacataaaacacacatgatgtaggtagataaaacacacatgatgcaggtagataaaacacacatgatgcaggtacataaaacacacaggatacaggtagataaaacacacatgatgcaggtagataaaacacacatgatgcaggtagatataacacacaggatacaggtagataaaacacacatgatgcaggtagataaaacacacatgatgtaggtagatataacacacatgatgtaggtacataaaacacacatgatgtaggtagataaaacacacatgatgtaggtagataaaacacacatgatgcaggtagataaaacacacatgatgcaggtagatataacacacatgatgcaggtagatataacacacatgatgcaggtagatataacacacaggatacaggtagatataacacacatgatacaggtagatataacacacatgatgtaggtagataaaacacacatgatgtaggtagataaaacacacatgatgcaggtagatataacacacatgatgtaggtacataaaacacacatgatgtaggtagatttaacacacaggatacaggtagatataacacacatgatgtaggtagatataacacacatgatgtaggtagatataacacacatgatgtaggtacataaaacacacatgatgtaggtagatataacacacatgatacaggtagatataacacacaggatacaggtagataaaacacacatgatgtaggtagataaaacacacatgatacaggtagataaaacacacatgatgtaggtagataaaacacacatgatacaggtagatataacacacaggatacaggtagataaaacacacatgatgtaggtagataaaacacacatgatgcaggtagatataacacacatgatgtaggtacataaaacacacatgatgtaggtagatataacacacatgatacaggtagatataacacacatgatgtaggtagataaaacacacatgatgtaggtagataaaacacacatgataaaggtagatataacacacatgatgcaggtagatataacacacatgatgcaggtagatataacacacaggatacaggtagatataacacacatgatgtaggtacataaaacacacatgatgtaggtagataaaacacacatgatgcaggtagatataacacacatgatgtaggtagatataacacacatgatgtaggtacataaaacacacatgatgtaggtagataaaacacacaggatacaggtagataaaacacacatgatgcaggtacataaaacacacatgatgcaggtagatataacacacatgatgtaggtagataaaacacacatgatgtaggtagataaaacacacatgatgtaggtacataaaacacacatgatgcaggtagataaaacacacatgatgcaggtagatataacacacatgatgtaggtacataaaacacacatgatgcaggtagataaaacacacatgatgtaggtacataaaacacacatgatgcaggtacataaaacacacatgatgtaggtacataaaacacacatgatgtaggtagataaaacacacatgatgcaggtacataaaacacacatgatgcaggtacataaaacacacatgatgcaggtagataaaacacacatgatgcaggtagatataacacacatgatgtaggtacataaaacacacatgatgcaggtagatataCCACACATGATGAAGgtacataaaacacacatgatgcaggtagataaaacacacatgatgtaggtacataaaacacacatgatgtaggtagataaaacacacatgatgtagatacataaaacacacatgatgtaggtagatataacacacatgatgtaggtagataaaacacacaggacacaggtagatataacacacaggatGCAGGTAgagataacacacaggatacaggtAGAGATAAtacacatgatgcaggtagatataacacacatgatgcaggtagatataacacacaggatgcaggtagataaaacacacaggatgcaggtagatataacacacaggatgcaggtagatataatacacatgatgcaggtagatataacacacatgatgcaggtagatataacacacaggatgcaggtagataaaacacacaggacacaggtagatataacacacaggatGCAGGTAgagataacacacaggatacaggtAGAGATAAtacacatgatgcaggtagatataacacacatgatgcaggtagatataacacacaggatgcaggtagataaaacacacaggatgcaggtagatataacacacatgatgcaggtagagataacacacatgatgcaggtagatataacacacaggatggaggtagatataacacacaggatacaggtagatataacacacaggatacaggtcagatataacacacatgatgcaggtagatataacacacatgatacaggtagatataacacacatgatacaggtagataaaacacacatgatacaggtagatataacacacatgatacaggtagatataacacacagtatacaggtagataaaacacacatgatacaggtagatataacacacaggatggaggtagatataacacacaggatacaggtagatataacacacatgatacaggtagatataacacacatgatgcaggtagatataacacacaggatacaggtagatataatacacatgatgcaggtagataaaacacagggaacACAATAAGAAAGGCTTCAGGTGGACAACAGTGCAAAATGGTTTAGAAACACTACTTTAAAGGAGTCCTCCCTTccccattttattttatttaacctttatttaactaggcaagtcagtcaagaacaaattcttatttacaatgacggcctaccccagccaaacagtaacccaggcgacgctgggccaattgtgcaccgccctatgggactcccaatcacagccggttgtgatacagcttggaatcaaaccagggtctgtagtgacgcctctagcactgagatgcagtgccttagaccgctgcgccactcgggagcccatctctctctcatcccttcctccatcccttctTCCATCTTTCCACCCTGTACCTCCTCACAAATCCCAAGCCTTACTGTTCACATTACAAAGTTCAGACGACAGAGAAACACCACAGGGAAATACACACACATGCCCCCATTGATGAACTCTTTAttttctctcccccatctccctctttctccccctcccccctccatctctctcaccccccccctctctctctctctctctctctctctctctctctctctctctctcatgtgagCTGTTCTGAAGGTTAAAACATAATAATCCCATTATACTCTCATGTCTACCAACGTCACATGACAACATCAGTCCTCAACGCTGATGTAAGGTCAgttctttgtgttttctctgtaatGGTAAAGCTTGGGgatagctgatcctagatctgtgcctagagGCTACTCCCACCCGAAGCTCACATGACGTCTCCTGGCAGCCATGCAGTTTGTGAGGTGAAGCAGGCGGTAATCtgactgctgtgtgtgtgcgtctgtgtgtgtgtgtgtgcacgcgttgcggatgtgtgcatgttgtgtgtgtatgtgcgtctgTCCATTTCTGcgtctgtgtttaatgtgtttaagtgtacctgcgtctgtgtttaatgtgtttaagtgtacctgcgtcagtgtttaatgtgtttaagtgtacctgcgtcagtgtttaatgtgtttaagtgtacctgcgtcagtgtttaatgtgtttaagtgtacctgcgtcagtgtttaatgtgtttaagtgtacctgcgtctgtgtttaatgtgtttaagtgtacctgcgtctgtgtttaatgtgtttaagtgtacctgcgtcagtgtttaatgtgtttaagtgtacctgcgtcagtgtttaatgtgtttaagtgtacctgcgtcagtgtttaatgtgtttaagtgtacctgcgtcagtgtttaatgtgtttaagtgtacctgcgtctgtgtttaatgtgtttaagtgtacctgcgtcagtgtttaatgtgtttaagtgtacctgcgtcagtgtttaatgtgtttaagtgtacctgcgtctgtgtttaatgtgtttaagtgtacctgcgtcagtgtttaatgtgtttaagtgtacctgcgtctgtgtttaatgtgtttaagtgtacctgcgtcagtgtttaatgtgtttaagtgtacctgcgtcagtgtttaatgtgtttaagtgtacctgcgtcagtgtttaatgtgtttaagtgtacctgcgtcagtgtttaatgtgtttaagtgtacctgcgtcagtgtttaatgtgtttaagtgtacctgcgtctgtgtttaatgtgtttaagtgtacctgcgtcagtgtttaatgtgtttaagtgtacctgcgtctgtgtttaatgtgtttaagtgtacctgcgtctgtgtttaatgtgtttaagtGTACCTGCGTCAGTGTTTAAGTGTACCTGCGTCAGTGTTAAATGTGTTTAAGTGTACCTGcgtctgtgtttaatgtgtttaagtgtacctgcgtcagtgtttaatgtgtttaagtgtacctgcgtctgtgtttaatgtgtttaagtgtacctgcgtcagtgtttaatgtgtttaagtGTACCTGCGTCAGTGTTAAATGTGTTTAAGTGTACCTGcgtctgtgtttaatgtgtttaagtgtacctgcgtcagtgtttaatgtgtttaagtgtacctgcgtttgtgtttaatgtgtttaagtgtacctgcgtcagtgtttaatgtgtttaagtgtacctgcgtctgtgtttaatgtgtttaagtgtacctgcgtctgtgtttaatgtgtttaagtgtacctgcgtctgtgtttaatgtgtttaagtgtacctgcgtcagtgtttaatgtgtttaagtgtacctgcgtctgtgtttaatgtgtttaagtgtacctgcgtctgtgtttaatgtgtttaagtgtacctgcgtctgtgtttaatgtgtttaagtgtacctgcgtctgtgtttaatgtgtttaagtgtacctgcgtctgtgtttaatgtgtttaagtgtacctgcgtctgtgtttaatgtgtttaagtgtacctgcgtctgtgtttaatgtgtttaagtGTACCTGCGTTTGATGTGCCTTCATTTGCATGCGTCTGCATGTGTGCATGCGTTCACACGTGTGTGTatccatgcgtgtgtgtgtgtatgtgtgtaatccCGGTGCTGGCTGGGCTAGTGTCTGGCCACCGGGCCATTGGAGCTCCACTAAGCCTGTAGGACCCAGCTCTGCTCTGGAATCCCAGGAATCAGCATGTGACTCGACTCTAACATCTGACATGTTCTCATACACTTTCTACACCTCCTCGTTTGGACTTCCTTAACTCTCTGATTGAGTAACATGAAAAGGGTTTAAACTAATGTGATTCCTTCTTTTCATGTAAAAACTGCAAATGTTTTGCTCAATAACACCTGCAGTCTGGAAGCAGGCACTTagaccacatacacacacaagttATACCACTAAGGTACAACACATTTGCACAGAAATAATTACACAATTGTTGTGTAGACACAACAACGGTTCAGACAAACTCAAACATTGTGTCAAATGTGTTGTACATCAGATGTACAACCTGAGTGTACACAGCGCCGAAGGCAATATATTGAGGAAGGATGTATTGTGTATTGAGGATATATTGTGAAAAGCATTGATAAAAATGACATTGATATCCGACAGGTGGCGTCACTCCTACGCAAAGCTCGTCCCTTAACCAGACAATGCAGAGGGAATCGTCACTTTGTCTGACGTCAGACATTGGTAACACTGATGTAGAGGAGCCTGACTTACCTAGTGATCAATATGTATATATTTACTTACGATAGTGACACTCCAGACcagtgtttatatatatatacagtatatacagtgccttgggaaagtattcagaccccttaactttttcaacattttgttaggttacagcattattcaaaaatgtattgaataatttccccccctcatcaatctacacacaatagcccataatgacaaagcaaaaacaggtttttagacatttttgctaatttataaaaaagaaaaaactgaaatatcatatttacataagtattcagtccctttactcagtactttgttgaagcacctttggaagcgattacagccttgagtcttcttgggtatgacgctacaagcttggcacacatgtatttggggagtttctcccattcttctctgcagatcctctcaagctctgtcatgttagacagggagcgttgctgcacagctattttcagatctctccagagatgttcgatcaggttcaactCCGGGCTCTGGcaaggccactcaaggacattcagagacttgtcccaaagtcactcctgtgttgtcttggctgtgtgcttagggtcgttgtcctgttggaaggtgaacctttgccctagtctgaggtcctgagcgctctggagcaggttttcatcaaggatctctctgtactttgctccattcatctttgcctcgatcctgactagtctcccagtccctgcggctgaaaaacacccccacagcatgatgctgccaccaccatgcttcaccgtagggatggtaccaggtttcctccagacgtgacgcttggcattcagtccaaagagttcaatcttggtttcatcagagcacagaatcttgtttctcatggtctgagagtctttaggtgccttttggcaaactccaagtgggctgtcatgtgccttttactgaggagtggcttccgtctggccactctagcataaacgcctgattggtggagtgctgcagagatggttgtccttctggaaggttctcccatctccacagaggaactctggagctctgtcagagtgaccatcgggttcttggtcacgtcacagaccaaggcccttctccccgattgctcattttggccgggcagccagctctaggaagagtcttgatgttTCCAAAacgcttccatttaagaatgatggaggccactgtgttcttgaggaccttcaatgctgcagacattttttggtacccttccccaaatctgtgcctcgacacaattctgtcttggagctctacagacaattcctttgacctcatggcttggtttttactctgacatgcactgtcaactgtgggaccttatatagacaggtgtttgcctttccaaatcatgtccaatcaattgaatttaccactgtgatcaatggaaacaggatgcacctgagctcaatttcgagtcttataccttatgtaaataaggtatttctgtttttattttttataaatttgccaaAAAAACAaactgttttagctttgtcattatgggctattgtgtgtagattgctaaggatTAAACAAAAAtgttatacattttagaataaggctgtaacataacaaaatggcagcttcattaaatagtacccagaaaacatcagtctcaatgttaacagtgaagaggcgactccggggatgctggccttctacgcagagttgcaaagaaaaagccatatctcggactggccaataaaaagaaaatattagatgggcaaaagaacacagacactggacagaggaacttagagctagtttgcactgttctgtgaagggagtagtacacagcgttgtacgagatcttcagtttcttggcaatttctcgcatggaatagccttcatttctcagaacaagaatagactgacgagtttccgaagaaagttttttgtttctggccattttgagcctgtaatcgaacccacaaatgctgatgctccagatactcaactagtcttaagaaagccagttttattgcttctttaatcagaacaacagttttcagctgtgctaacataattgcaaaagggttttctaatgatcaattagccttttaaaattataaacttggattagctaacacaacgtgccattggaacacaggagtgatggttgctgataatgggcctctgtacacctatgtatataaaatctgctgtttccagcgacaatagtcatttacaacattaacaatgtctacactgtatttctgataaatttgatgttattttaatggaccaaaattgtgcttttctttcaaaaacaaggacatttctaagtgaccccaaacttttgaacggtagtgtgtatatatatatatatatatttacctaCGATAGTGACCATCCAGACCAGTACATATGTGAAGGCTGAGATCCAGACAGCGGACATAAAGAAGGTGAACATGAACCATTTTTTCCAGAACCGTCTCCTGCAGTCTGGAATCGTCAGGTAGAGAATCACGATGGCCGGGAGGGACAGCACCCACAGGATTCGCTTCAGGTCATTCTCTGGCATTGAGAACACACTCTTGTGGTCtggaacacagacacagagagagaaaacacaaggGGTGTCAATCCCTGTTCTCATATGAAACACACAGGTGTGATGTACTTGAAAAAGTTCTCACACAAATTGTGACATTTTATGTAGAAGCCAGAGAAAGCGTTCAAGagaaaatatgtgtgtgtgtgtgattctcaGATCTGTGTTTTGATTAGCGGCACCTCttgctgtgttgttgttgctTGGCAGGAAAATTGTTGCAATTTGTTCTCCTCTGTCCCCGCAAACTCCCCACTGGagtaaatcacacacacacacacacacacacacacacacacacacacacacacacacacacacacacacacacacacacacacacacacacacacacacacacacacacacacacacacacacacacacacacaccttcctcagTCTGCATGGCATCAATGTGTCATATACcagagcggtgtgtgtgtgtgtgtgtgtgtgtgtgtgtgtgtgtgtgtgtgtgtgtgtgtgtgtgtgtgtgtgtgtgtgtgtgtgtgtgtgtgtgtgtgtgtgtgtgtgtgtagtagtgtaaaGTACATAAGAAacaatacttgaaagtactacttaagtagttttttggggtatctgttctttactttactatttatatttttgagaacttttgcttttacttcaccacattcctaaagaatattatatactttttactccatacatttccctgacacccaaaagtagtcATTACATCCTgtatgcttagcaggacaagaaatggtctaattcacacacttattaagagaacatccctggtcatccctactgcctctgatctgggggactcactaaacacatgcttagtttgtaaattatgtctgagtgttggagcgtgcctctggctatctgtaaattaaaaaaacaagaacattatgccgtctggtttgcttaatataagtaatTTTTAATTGTATATTTTCgcaattatatttacttttgattacttaagtatatttaaaaccaaatactttaaaactTTTACATGACAGATAGAGTCAGCTACCCTCTGGTATCTCATTCAGGCCGTGCAGACTGAGGGAAATGTGTGAGTATCCTGAATCATCCTGGAAGATTCCGCTGTCGCTTCTAGAACGTCTGTGGACCCTCAGAGTGGTGTCGACCAATGGCTGTGTCTCGCTGTGATCCCCGGAACCTTTCCCCAGGCAAGTACAGCAGGGGCTGAACCTCCTCAGAACACACTCACTGATCCTCAGGTCAAAACACAACACTACGATGTACACCCCATAGACCAGCAACAGACAGGCTGCATCATAcctggggagaggggaggagagggaggggaggagaggagacgggaggagaggagagaagagaagaggggaggggaggagatttgaggaaaggagaagagaggagggaagaggagagttaAATGctaataaaaaatgaatacaaTCACTTGTACATGTATATTAGAACTGATTGGTTTATGACTCTGTATTCGGCAATAATAAAATAGGAAGGTTGTGTACCTAGGAGGATTGTTGATGATTAGTATCATACCGCTGGGCTGTAAAGTGTTACTGCATGCTGAGATTGAGGAAGTGGAGTTGAACACAGATACTTACCAGTACACACAGGGCACTTTAACTTTATTATCAAAGACAATAAATTCTCAATGACATGTAAAACTTCCACTGTCCTGGAAAAGTTATACTgttgcaaacacacacagaaggcactccctacacacacagaagGCACTAGCTATACCGcacctacaccacacacacacacacacacacacacacacacacacacacacacacacacacacacacacacacacacacacacacacacacacacacttaccagtAGACTTTGTTGTCTGAAATGATGGCTATAACAGCAGAGATAGAGATGGCGTAAGCTAGACAGTCCCGGAACAGAGGCCAACAGGTCAGACGACCCACCTAGGACAGAAAACACACTGTTTACAGcttatagtacacacacacacacacacacacacacacacacacacacacacacacacacacacacacacacacacacacacctgctcattAGGCGACCGCCTATGGTGGCAGATTGACTAGATGCACCTCCAGCAACACATTAAACCTCACATAGTTCTGCCCAAACAAtgtcaatttctctcaaccagttgaATATGGGCTTTTTAGGTCAGCGCTGATGCCGCCCTTTGGAGCGCTCTACTAACATTCTGTCAGGCAAATCATCTAGCACATATAGGATATGGTAGAAAGAATATGTGGCCTTTTCtgtaagggaaagggggatacctagtcagttgtccaactgaatgtattcaactgaaatgtgtcttccgcatttaa
The Salvelinus namaycush isolate Seneca unplaced genomic scaffold, SaNama_1.0 Scaffold320, whole genome shotgun sequence DNA segment above includes these coding regions:
- the LOC120040016 gene encoding sodium/potassium/calcium exchanger 5-like, with translation MYRDGVLHKKNRKYFIPYFLGLVSVFYCTVHLVSFTAAAAQEDSRSNRVRRALENETECITTQSSEFPEGFFTLQERKDGGLLIHFMIIFYMLLAVALVCDDYFLPSLELISDRLGLSQDVAGATFMAAGSSAPEMVTAFLGVFVTKGDIGVSTIVGSAVYNLLGICAACGLLTKVVGRLTCWPLFRDCLAYAISISAVIAIISDNKVYWYDAACLLLVYGVYIVVLCFDLRISECVLRRFSPCCTCLGKGSGDHSETQPLVDTTLRVHRRSRSDSGIFQDDSGYSHISLSLHGLNEIPEDHKSVFSMPENDLKRILWVLSLPAIVILYLTIPDCRRRFWKKWFMFTFFMSAVWISAFTYVLVWMVTIV